The following proteins are co-located in the Rhinatrema bivittatum unplaced genomic scaffold, aRhiBiv1.1, whole genome shotgun sequence genome:
- the LOC115082611 gene encoding gastrula zinc finger protein XlCGF57.1-like — translation MKENYETLISLASDEVIQHIKEENREEHYMEEGLIPRESGNVFENVSQGTEKSNTRNSQQESEKKQRDPAGDSWDGVTACEMEVKVIPEPQRSVSTESPSQSNNSDQKTSDLHQGEGKGKKSSLCDSCGKSFGKESHLILHQKSYPPQTLFLCSTCGKIYSQKKNLKVQLNIHKPEQLFPYSNWRKSLISKYKLKLHHKIHTGERPFIDSKHGKSFKSQNILISDQKLHTRARPFSCSKGGKCFVRYKNLTQHQQIHTGNKPFNCSECGKNFTRKNTLMLHHRIHTGERPFSCSECNKRFTAKGALTIHMRVHTGERPFSCSECNKRFTKKGALTIHMRVHTGERPFSCSECNKRFTEKYVLTRHMRIHTGKQPFVCRECNKSFTVKSTLTRHMRIHTGERPFSCSECNKRFTDQSALTKHMRIHTGERPFSCSECNKSFPVKGALTTHMRIHTGEGLFSCSECNKRFIKKGALTSHMRIHTGERPFSCSECNKSFTEKGALTTHMRIHTGEGLFSCSECNKRFPVKCALTSHMRIHTGERPFSCSECNKRFTEKGALTTHMRIHTGEGLFSCSECNKRFPVKGALTSHMRIHTGERPFSCSECNKSFPVKGALTSHMRIHTGERPFLCSECNKSFPVKDALTSHMRIHTGEQLFS, via the exons atgaaggagaattatgagaccctcatCTCCCTAG CAAGTGATGAGGTCATACAGCATATAAaggaggagaatcgagaagaacatTATATGGAAGAAGGACTGATCCCAAGAGAATCAGGAAATGTCTTTGAGAATGTTTCAcaggggactgagaagagcaacacaaggaatagtcagcaggagtcagagaagaagcagagagaccctgcaGGCGACTCATGGGATGGAGTCACTGCATGTGAGATGGAGGTCAAAGTCATCCCTGAGCCCCAGAGATCCGTGAGCACAGAGAGCCCCTCccagagtaataacagtgatcaaaagACTTCTGACCTTCaccagggggaggggaaagggaagaaatcctCTCTGTGTGACTCCTGTGGTAAAAGCTTTGGTAAGGAATCGCATTTAATATTGCACCAGAAATCCTACCCACCCCAAACACTATTTTTATGCAGTACATGTGGGAaaatctacagtcagaagaaaaatctaaaagtgCAACTAAACATACATAAACCAGAGCAACTCTTCCCCTACAGTAATTGGAGGAAAAGTTTAATTAGTAAGTATAAGCTAAAATTACATCAcaaaatccacactggagagagaccatTTATAGATAGTAAACATGGGAAAAGCTTCAAGAGCCAGAATATACTTATCTCAGACCAAAAACTCCACACTAGAGCGAGACCATTCTCATGCAGTAAAGGTGGAAAATGTTTTGTTAGGTACAAAAACCTCACCCAACACCAGCAAATCCACACTGGAAACAAACCATTTAACTGCAGTGAGTGCGGGAAAAATTTCACTCGTAAGAATACGCTAATGTTGCACCACCGCATCCACACAGGTGaaagaccattctcatgtagtgaatgtaataaaagattcactgcgaagggtgccctcacaataCACATGAGAGTCCACACAGgggagagaccattctcatgtagtgaatgtaataaaagattcactaagaagggtgccctcacaataCACATGAGagtccacacaggggagcgaccattctcatgtagtgaatgtaataaaagattcactgagaagtATGTCCTTACAcgacacatgagaatccacacagggaaGCAACCATTCGTATGTAGAGAATGTAATAAAAGTTTCACTGTGAAGAGTACCCTCACacgtcacatgagaatccacacaggggaacgaccattctcatgtagtgaatgtaataaaagattcactgaccAAAGtgccctcacaaaacacatgagaatccacacaggggagcgaccattctcatgtagtgaatgtaataaaagcttccctgtgaagggtgccctcacaactcacatgagaatccacacaggtgagggactattctcatgtagtgaatgtaataaaagattcattaagaagggtgccctcacaagtcacatgagaatccacacaggggagcgaccattctcatgtagtgaatgtaataaaagcttcactgagaagggtgccctcacaactcacatgagaatccacacaggtgagggactattctcatgtagtgaatgtaataaaagattccctGTGAAGtgtgccctcacaagtcacatgagaatccacacaggggagcgaccattctcatgtagtgaatgtaataaaagattcactgagaagggtgccctcacaactcacatgagaatccacacaggtgagggactattctcatgtagtgaatgtaataaaagattccctgtgaagggtgccctcacaagtcacatgagaatccacacaggggagcgaccattctcatgtagtgaatgtaataaaagcttccctgtgaagggtgccctcacaagtcacatgagaatccacacaggtgagcgaCCATTCttatgtagtgaatgtaataaaagcttccctgtgaaggatgccctcacaagtcacatgagaattcACACAGGGGAGCAACTATTCTCATAG
- the LOC115082608 gene encoding zinc finger protein 567-like, giving the protein MKENYETLISLASDEVIQHIKEENREEHPMEEGLIPRESGNVFENVSQGTEKSNTRNSQQESEKKQRDPAGDPRDGVTACEMVVKVIPEPQRSVSTEKPFQSNNSGQKTSDLHQGEGKGKKSSLCDSCGKSFGKESHVILHQKSYPPQTLFLCSTCGKIYSQKKNLKVHLNIHNPEQLFPTVIGGKV; this is encoded by the exons atgaaggagaattatgagaccctcatCTCCCTAG CAAGTGATGAGGTCATACAGCACATAAaggaggagaatcgagaagaacatCCTATGGAAGAAGGACTGATCCCAAGAGAATCAGGAAATGTCTTTGAGAATGTTTCAcaggggactgagaagagcaacacaaggaatagtcagcaggagtcggagaagaagcagagagaccctgcaGGAGACCCACGGGATGGAGTCACTGCATGTGAGATGGTGGTCAAAGTCATCCCTGAGCCCCAGAGATCCGTGAGCACAGAGAAACCCTTCCAGAGTAATAACAGTGGTCAAAAGACTTCTGACCTTCaccagggggaggggaaagggaagaaatcctCTCTGTGTGACTCCTGTGGTAAAAGCTTTGGTAAGGAATCGCATGTAATATTGCACCAGAAATCCTACCCACCCCAAACACTATTTCTATGCAGTACATGTGGGAaaatctacagtcagaagaaaaatctaaaagtgCACCTAAACATACATAACCCAGAGCAACTCTTCCCTACAGTAATTGGAGGAAAAGTTTAA
- the LOC115082612 gene encoding gastrula zinc finger protein XlCGF57.1-like, with translation YITKSTLERGPFIDSKHGKIFKSQNILISDQKLHTRERPFSCSKGGKCFVRYKNLTQHQQIHTGNKPFNCSECGKNFTRKNTLMLHQRLHTGERPFSCSECNKSFPVKGALTRHKRIHTGERLFSCNECNKRFTEKGALTRHIRIHTGEQPFSCSECNKRFTEKGALTSHMRIHTGERLFSCSECNKSFPVKGALTRHMRIHTGEQLFSCNECNRRFTQKSVLIRHMRIHTGERLFSCSECNKRFTEKGALTSHMRIHTADPLFSCSECNKSFTQKGTLTIHMRIHTGERLFSCSECNKRFTRKSALITHMRIHTAEQPFSCPECNKSFTQKRDLTNHVRIHTGERPFSCTECNKRFIEKGTLTKHMRVHTGERPFSCSECNKRFT, from the coding sequence TACATCAcaaaatccacactggagagaggaCCATTTATAGATAGTAAACATGGGAAAATCTTCAAGAGCCAGAATATACTTATCTCAGACCAAAAACTCCACACtagagagagaccattctcatgcaGTAAAGGTGGAAAATGTTTTGTTAGGTACAAAAACCTCACCCAACACCAGCAAATCCACACTGGAAACAAACCATTTAACTGCAGTGAGTGCGGGAAAAATTTCACTCGTAAGAATACGCTAATGTTGCACCAACGCCTCCACACTGGTGaaagaccattctcatgtagtgaatgtaataaaagcttccctgtgaagggtGCCCTTACAAGACacaagagaatccacacaggtgagcgactattctcatgtaatgaatgtaataaaagattcactgagaagggtgccctcacaagacacataagaatccacacaggggagcaaccgttctcatgtagtgaatgtaataaaagattcactgagaagggtgccctcacaagtcacatgagaatccacacaggtgagagactattctcatgtagtgaatgtaataaaagcttccctgtgaagggtGCCCTTACAcgacacatgagaatccacactggCGAGCAACTATTCTCATGTAATGAATGTAATAGAAGATTCACGCAGAAGAGTGTCCTCATCAGACatatgagaatccacacaggtgagcgactattctcatgtagtgaatgtaataaaagattcactgagaagggtgccctcacaagtcatATGAGGATCCACACAGCAGATCCACTGTTCTCATgttctgaatgtaataaaagcttcacacAGAAGGGTACCCTTACaatacacatgagaatccacacaggagagcgactattctcatgtagtgaatgtaataaaagattcactagGAAGAGTGCCCTCATAACTCAtatgagaatccacacagcagAGCAACCGTTCTCATgtcctgaatgtaataaaagcttcacacAGAAGAGAGACCTCACAAATCACgtaagaatccacacaggggagcgaccattctcatgtactgaatgtaataaaagattcattgAGAAGGGtaccctcacaaaacacatgagagtccacacaggggagcgaccattctcatgtagtgaatgtaataaaagattcact